Proteins from one Mycobacterium sp. HUMS_12744610 genomic window:
- a CDS encoding RDD family protein — protein sequence MTDQPPPGGAYPPPPSSPGPSGGPEPEAGKHEAPPPPPPPGGGAYPPPPGPSSPPPPPPPPPSGGYAPPPPGPAIRTLPKSDYTSWFSRVLAFVIDILPYVILHSIGTGILMTTQQTSCVTDITSYAVNQVCATQNSPVGVLAQALTSAVGLFYLIWNYGYRQGTTGSTLGKSVLNFKVVSEVTGQPIGFGRSILRVFAHFVDAIICFVGFLFPLWDAKRQTLADKIMSTVCLPIGGR from the coding sequence ATGACCGATCAACCGCCACCCGGCGGCGCTTACCCGCCCCCGCCGTCGTCGCCCGGGCCCTCCGGCGGGCCTGAGCCGGAAGCCGGTAAGCACGAGGCGCCACCGCCGCCCCCACCGCCGGGCGGAGGCGCTTACCCGCCGCCCCCCGGCCCGTCCTCCCCGCCGCCGCCCCCGCCGCCCCCGCCCTCCGGCGGGTACGCGCCCCCGCCGCCCGGCCCGGCGATCCGCACCCTGCCGAAAAGCGACTACACGTCGTGGTTTTCCCGGGTGCTGGCGTTCGTCATCGACATCCTGCCCTACGTCATCTTGCACTCGATCGGCACCGGAATCCTGATGACCACCCAGCAGACGTCCTGCGTCACCGACATCACGTCGTACGCCGTCAACCAGGTGTGCGCCACCCAGAACTCACCCGTCGGGGTGCTGGCGCAGGCACTGACCTCGGCGGTGGGGTTGTTCTACCTGATCTGGAACTACGGCTACCGCCAGGGCACCACCGGTTCGACCCTGGGCAAGTCGGTGCTCAACTTCAAGGTGGTCAGCGAGGTCACGGGGCAGCCCATCGGGTTCGGGCGGTCCATCCTGCGTGTCTTCGCGCATTTCGTCGACGCGATCATCTGCTTCGTCGGCTTCCTGTTCCCGCTGTGGGACGCCAAGCGGCAGACGCTGGCCGACAAGATCATGTCGACGGTTTGTCTGCCGATCGGAGGTAGGTAG
- a CDS encoding nuclear transport factor 2 family protein has product MPHADDRTPAITATVNRYIALVAGGSADELVELYADDATVEDPVGGEVHIGRQAIHGFYSALEGAQRECELVSLRVAGNEAAFQFRLTVNAGGQRMLIEPIDVMAFDERGKVTTMKAYWSATDVTQL; this is encoded by the coding sequence ATGCCGCACGCCGACGATCGCACCCCAGCGATCACCGCAACCGTCAACCGTTACATCGCGCTGGTCGCCGGGGGCAGCGCGGACGAGTTGGTCGAGCTCTACGCCGACGATGCCACGGTCGAGGACCCGGTCGGCGGTGAGGTGCACATCGGCCGCCAGGCGATCCACGGCTTCTACTCCGCGCTCGAGGGTGCGCAGCGCGAGTGCGAACTGGTGTCGCTGCGGGTGGCCGGCAACGAGGCGGCTTTCCAGTTCCGGCTGACCGTGAACGCGGGCGGTCAGCGGATGCTGATCGAGCCGATCGACGTCATGGCCTTCGACGAGCGCGGCAAGGTCACCACGATGAAGGCGTACTGGTCGGCCACCGACGTGACCCAGCTCTGA
- a CDS encoding alpha/beta hydrolase, with amino-acid sequence MTAFRDEYSSPRPPVRTHDVLKARRARARRFAISDGAPVEVLESGPSIAARVAGLAARLTIRPVLAVGSHAPHVPWPWGLIDFASRVLLPVTATVRETINLRNASAQLVRAPGVLPADGTRRVVVYLHGGAFLTCGANSHGRLVEALSEFADAPVLVVNYRLLPKHSIGMALDDCHDGYRWLRERGYEPDQIVLAGDSAGGYLALALAQRLQREEESEVPAALVAISPLLQLAKECKQAHPNIRSDAMFPPKAFDALDVLVTSSAAKNTVDGKPEEIYEPLEHITPGLPRTLIHVSGSEVLLHDAQLAAGRLAAAGVPAELRVWPGQIHDFQLAAPMVPEAVRSLRQIGEYIREATG; translated from the coding sequence ATGACCGCATTTCGCGACGAATACAGCTCGCCCCGACCCCCCGTCCGCACCCACGATGTCCTCAAGGCCCGCAGAGCCCGGGCCCGCCGATTCGCCATCAGCGACGGCGCACCGGTCGAGGTCCTCGAATCCGGGCCCAGCATCGCCGCGCGGGTGGCAGGCCTGGCCGCGCGGCTGACGATCCGGCCGGTGCTTGCCGTGGGCAGCCATGCCCCTCACGTGCCGTGGCCCTGGGGGCTGATCGACTTCGCGTCGCGGGTGCTGCTCCCGGTGACGGCCACCGTTCGCGAGACGATCAACCTGCGCAACGCCTCGGCGCAACTGGTGCGCGCGCCCGGGGTCCTGCCCGCGGACGGCACCCGCCGGGTCGTCGTCTACCTGCACGGCGGCGCGTTCTTGACCTGCGGGGCGAACTCGCACGGCAGGCTCGTCGAAGCGTTGTCCGAGTTCGCCGACGCGCCCGTCCTGGTGGTCAACTACCGCCTGCTGCCCAAACATTCGATCGGCATGGCCCTCGACGACTGCCACGACGGATACCGGTGGCTGCGTGAGCGCGGCTATGAGCCCGACCAGATCGTGCTGGCCGGCGACTCCGCCGGCGGCTACCTGGCGCTCGCGCTGGCGCAACGTCTGCAACGCGAAGAGGAAAGCGAGGTACCGGCCGCGCTGGTGGCGATCTCGCCGCTGCTGCAGCTGGCGAAGGAGTGCAAGCAGGCGCACCCCAACATCAGGAGCGACGCGATGTTCCCCCCGAAGGCGTTCGACGCCCTCGACGTCCTCGTCACCAGCTCGGCAGCCAAGAACACGGTGGACGGCAAACCCGAGGAGATCTACGAGCCGTTGGAGCACATCACCCCCGGGCTGCCGCGCACCCTGATCCACGTCTCGGGTTCCGAGGTGTTGCTGCACGACGCCCAGCTGGCCGCCGGCAGGCTGGCGGCGGCCGGGGTCCCGGCCGAACTGCGCGTCTGGCCCGGTCAGATCCACGACTTCCAGCTGGCCGCGCCGATGGTGCCGGAAGCGGTCCGCTCGCTGCGCCAGATCGGCGAGTACATCCGCGAGGCCACCGGCTAG
- a CDS encoding DUF4307 domain-containing protein → MSETFIPRPEGRYGRPRLSRMSRRGLAIALAVLAVAAGVVVAVIGYQRLGTGDVSGSLAGYQVIDDETASVTISVTRSDPSRPVDCIVRVRARDGSETGRREVLVPPSDQATVQVTTTVDSYRPPMMADIYGCGTDVPDYLRPS, encoded by the coding sequence ATGAGCGAGACTTTTATTCCTCGCCCCGAGGGCCGCTACGGGCGTCCTCGACTGTCGCGGATGTCGCGGCGGGGCCTGGCCATCGCGCTGGCCGTCCTCGCGGTCGCGGCCGGTGTCGTGGTCGCCGTCATCGGCTATCAACGGCTCGGCACCGGCGACGTCTCGGGTTCGCTGGCCGGCTACCAGGTCATCGACGACGAGACGGCCTCGGTGACGATCAGCGTGACGCGCTCGGACCCGTCGCGGCCCGTGGACTGCATCGTGCGGGTTCGCGCCCGGGACGGCAGCGAGACCGGTCGACGAGAGGTGCTGGTCCCGCCATCCGACCAGGCCACGGTGCAGGTCACGACAACCGTGGACTCCTACCGGCCGCCGATGATGGCCGACATCTACGGCTGCGGCACCGACGTCCCCGACTATCTGCGACCGTCCTGA
- a CDS encoding methyltransferase — protein sequence MAMSTIPPAKVVRAIERARHHLGRLYRRTLPAPAVLLEMLMDAWVAQAITAAADLGIADALASGPLAAGDLAKAVGADTDALTRLMRALISRGIFRQRRDGRYDLTPLAQPLRRDAEISLAAWARWAGSPQLRERWSHLSDGIRAGRCVAAEMADQNMFDYLAGQPELNDIFNQAMTNVSELSIAPLMAAYDFGSFGARATIVDVGGGHGRLLSAILAATPQARGVLFDMPQVVAGAPEELRRHRVADRVEIAEGSFFDDVIPPGGDIYVLKNVIHDWLDDDAERILRNVRSACATGKHVLLIELVIPAHDRDSPGKWLDLDMFVSAAARERTAEEYRRLLQRAGFRLTRVVETASPFSVIEAEAV from the coding sequence ATGGCTATGTCGACGATTCCGCCCGCGAAGGTCGTCCGGGCGATCGAACGCGCCAGGCATCACCTCGGCCGGCTGTACCGCCGGACGCTTCCCGCTCCGGCGGTCTTGCTGGAAATGCTGATGGACGCGTGGGTGGCGCAGGCGATCACGGCGGCGGCCGATCTCGGCATCGCCGACGCGCTGGCGAGCGGCCCGCTCGCGGCCGGGGACCTGGCGAAGGCGGTCGGCGCGGACACCGACGCACTCACCCGGCTCATGCGCGCCCTGATCTCGCGCGGGATATTTCGCCAGCGCCGTGACGGCCGCTACGACCTGACCCCGCTGGCTCAGCCGCTGCGTCGTGACGCCGAGATCTCGCTGGCCGCGTGGGCCCGCTGGGCGGGCTCGCCCCAGCTGCGCGAGCGCTGGAGCCATCTCAGCGACGGCATCCGCGCGGGCCGATGCGTCGCCGCCGAGATGGCCGACCAGAACATGTTCGACTACCTGGCCGGCCAGCCGGAACTGAACGACATCTTCAACCAGGCCATGACCAACGTCTCCGAACTCTCGATCGCCCCGCTCATGGCGGCCTACGACTTCGGGAGCTTCGGTGCCCGCGCCACCATCGTCGACGTCGGGGGTGGGCACGGCCGGCTGCTTTCGGCCATCCTGGCCGCCACCCCGCAGGCGCGCGGCGTCCTGTTCGACATGCCGCAGGTGGTGGCGGGGGCGCCGGAGGAACTGCGCAGACACCGCGTCGCCGACCGCGTCGAGATCGCCGAGGGTTCGTTCTTCGACGACGTGATTCCGCCCGGCGGCGACATCTACGTCCTGAAGAACGTGATCCACGACTGGCTCGACGACGACGCCGAGCGCATCCTGCGCAACGTGCGCTCGGCGTGCGCGACCGGCAAGCACGTGCTGCTCATCGAGCTGGTGATCCCGGCGCACGACCGCGACTCCCCCGGCAAATGGCTGGACCTGGACATGTTCGTCAGCGCCGCCGCCCGCGAACGCACCGCGGAGGAATACCGCCGGCTCCTGCAGCGCGCCGGCTTCCGGCTGACGCGGGTGGTCGAGACGGCCTCGCCGTTCAGCGTCATCGAGGCCGAGGCGGTGTAG
- a CDS encoding thioredoxin domain-containing protein yields the protein MSPADLARTNTLGLAASPYLRQHADNPVHWQQWTPEALAAAAARDVPILLSVGYAACHWCHVMAHESFADDEVAAAMNAGFVCVKVDREERPDIDAVYMNATVALTGQGGWPMTCFLTPDGRPFFCGTYYTKDDFLKILTAVTETWRDRRDDVEEASDRIAGELRTMTATFWEQASGSSALVPAVCDHAVAALLAGEDKVNGGFGDAPKFPSAAVLEALLRNYERTRSPAALEAVERAGNAMARGGIYDQLAGGFARYSVDNAWVVPHFEKMLYDNALLLRAYAHWARRTGDPLARRIAAETARFLLVELSDADMFVSSLDADADGREGSTYVWTRKQLSEVLGDDEGRWAAQIFAVTRSGTFEDRASVLQLREDPDDPQRLERVRSALLAARRTRAQPGRDDKVVTCWNGLAIAALAEASVALDEPELARAAARCAAALLDLHIVGGRLRRTSLGGVVGDSAATLDDHAMLAAGLLALYQLTAQEDWLTAAAGLLDTALERFADPDRPGRWFDTADDAEELMLRPADPLDGATPSGASSVTEALLTAAHLVDGPRAERYLQAASAALDAHSVLLAQAPRSAGNWVSVAELAVRGPLQVAVACDPARSELLAEARRLAPGGAIVVGGAPDSSALLAGRARVGDADAAYVCRGRVCDLPVTRAAELAAALGVPRR from the coding sequence ATGAGCCCCGCTGACCTGGCCCGGACGAACACGCTGGGGCTGGCGGCCAGCCCGTACCTGCGCCAGCACGCCGACAATCCCGTGCACTGGCAGCAGTGGACGCCGGAGGCGCTGGCGGCCGCGGCGGCGCGCGACGTGCCGATCCTGCTGTCCGTCGGCTACGCCGCCTGCCACTGGTGTCACGTCATGGCCCACGAGTCGTTCGCGGACGACGAGGTGGCCGCCGCGATGAACGCGGGGTTCGTCTGCGTCAAGGTCGACCGCGAGGAGCGGCCGGACATCGACGCGGTCTACATGAACGCCACCGTCGCGCTCACCGGTCAGGGGGGCTGGCCGATGACATGCTTTCTGACCCCCGACGGCCGGCCCTTCTTCTGCGGCACGTACTACACGAAAGACGATTTTCTGAAGATCCTCACGGCCGTCACGGAGACCTGGCGGGACCGCCGCGACGACGTCGAGGAGGCGTCTGACCGCATCGCCGGGGAGCTGCGGACGATGACGGCCACGTTCTGGGAGCAAGCAAGCGGGAGTTCGGCGTTGGTCCCGGCGGTGTGCGACCACGCCGTCGCGGCACTGCTGGCCGGCGAGGACAAGGTCAACGGCGGCTTCGGCGATGCACCCAAGTTCCCGTCGGCTGCCGTGCTCGAGGCGTTGTTGCGCAACTACGAGCGCACCCGTTCGCCGGCCGCCCTGGAGGCGGTCGAACGCGCCGGCAACGCGATGGCCCGCGGCGGAATCTACGACCAGCTCGCCGGTGGCTTCGCCCGGTACAGCGTCGACAACGCCTGGGTGGTCCCGCATTTCGAGAAGATGCTCTACGACAACGCGCTGCTGCTGCGCGCCTACGCGCACTGGGCCCGCCGCACCGGGGATCCGCTGGCCCGCCGCATCGCCGCCGAGACGGCGCGCTTCCTGCTCGTCGAGCTGTCCGACGCCGACATGTTCGTCTCGTCGCTGGACGCCGACGCCGACGGCCGCGAGGGTTCGACCTACGTCTGGACGCGCAAGCAGCTGAGCGAGGTGCTCGGTGACGACGAAGGCCGCTGGGCGGCGCAGATTTTCGCGGTGACACGGTCCGGCACGTTCGAGGACCGGGCCTCGGTGCTGCAGCTGCGCGAAGACCCCGACGATCCGCAACGTTTGGAACGGGTGCGGTCCGCGCTGCTGGCCGCCCGCCGCACCCGGGCCCAGCCGGGCCGCGACGACAAGGTCGTCACCTGCTGGAACGGGCTGGCGATCGCCGCGCTGGCCGAGGCCAGCGTGGCTCTGGACGAACCCGAGTTGGCCCGCGCCGCGGCGCGCTGTGCGGCCGCGCTGCTGGACCTGCATATCGTCGGCGGCCGGCTGCGGCGGACCAGCCTGGGCGGGGTGGTCGGCGACAGCGCCGCCACCCTGGACGATCACGCGATGCTGGCCGCCGGCCTGCTGGCGCTGTATCAGCTGACCGCCCAGGAGGACTGGCTGACGGCGGCGGCCGGGCTGCTGGACACCGCGCTGGAGCGCTTCGCCGACCCGGACCGGCCCGGCCGCTGGTTCGACACGGCCGACGATGCCGAGGAGCTGATGTTGCGGCCCGCCGACCCGCTGGACGGCGCGACGCCGTCGGGCGCGTCGTCGGTCACCGAGGCGCTGCTGACTGCGGCGCACCTGGTCGACGGGCCCCGCGCCGAACGGTACCTGCAGGCGGCCTCCGCCGCGCTCGACGCCCATTCGGTGCTGCTGGCGCAGGCGCCGCGCTCGGCCGGCAACTGGGTGTCGGTCGCCGAGCTGGCGGTTCGCGGGCCGCTGCAGGTCGCTGTCGCCTGCGACCCGGCACGCTCGGAGCTGCTCGCCGAGGCGCGCCGCCTGGCGCCCGGCGGGGCGATTGTCGTCGGGGGCGCGCCCGACTCGTCGGCGCTGCTCGCCGGCCGCGCCAGGGTCGGCGACGCCGACGCTGCCTACGTGTGCCGGGGCCGGGTGTGCGACCTCCCGGTGACCCGGGCCGCGGAGCTGGCCGCGGCCCTGGGTGTCCCCCGGCGCTAG
- the greA gene encoding transcription elongation factor GreA: MTDTQVTWLTQESHDRLKAELDQLIANRPVIAAEINDRREEGDLRENGGYHAAREEQGQQEARIRQLQDLLSNAKVGEAPKQSGVALPGSVVKVYYNGDKSDTETFLIATRQEGVNDGKLEVYSPNSPLGGALIDAKVGETRSYTVPNGSTVEVTLVSAEPYHS, encoded by the coding sequence ATGACGGATACTCAGGTGACCTGGTTGACCCAGGAGTCACATGACCGACTCAAGGCCGAGCTCGATCAGCTGATCGCCAACCGTCCGGTCATCGCAGCCGAAATCAACGACCGCCGCGAGGAGGGCGACCTGCGCGAGAACGGCGGGTACCACGCGGCGCGTGAGGAGCAGGGCCAGCAGGAGGCCCGTATCCGCCAGCTGCAGGACCTGCTGAGCAACGCGAAGGTCGGCGAGGCGCCCAAGCAGTCCGGCGTCGCCCTGCCCGGCTCGGTCGTGAAGGTCTACTACAACGGCGACAAGTCCGACACCGAGACGTTCCTGATCGCCACCCGCCAGGAGGGCGTCAACGACGGCAAGCTCGAGGTGTACTCGCCGAACTCGCCGCTGGGCGGCGCGCTGATCGACGCCAAGGTCGGCGAGACCCGCAGCTACACTGTTCCCAACGGCAGCACCGTCGAGGTCACGCTCGTCAGCGCGGAACCTTACCACTCCTAA
- the trhA gene encoding PAQR family membrane homeostasis protein TrhA, giving the protein MSRQTSTPADSGADSEPRSESSAPENPVEELVEDAARILTKPRMRGWIHFYSAWLAVVCGTTLVSVSWALASPRAGHSTLIYAAATVAMFAVSATYHRVQWKSVAARQWMKRLDHSTIFLFIAGSYTPFARLAMPQSTGVTVLWIVWGGAAAGIVLKVFWPTAPRWVGVPLYLLLGWVAVWYAPTIIHTAGVAAMVLLAVGGVFYSVGGVFYALRWPDPWPRTFGYHEVFHTFTVLAAVLHYIAMWLAVFYVGHPA; this is encoded by the coding sequence ATGAGCAGGCAGACCAGCACACCCGCCGATTCGGGGGCCGATTCGGAACCCCGATCAGAGTCATCCGCCCCGGAGAACCCGGTCGAAGAGCTCGTCGAAGACGCCGCCCGGATCCTGACGAAGCCGCGGATGCGCGGCTGGATCCACTTCTACTCGGCGTGGCTGGCGGTGGTGTGCGGGACGACCCTGGTGTCGGTGTCGTGGGCGCTCGCCTCGCCCCGCGCCGGGCATTCGACGCTCATCTACGCCGCGGCCACCGTGGCGATGTTCGCCGTCAGCGCCACCTACCACCGCGTCCAGTGGAAATCGGTGGCCGCCCGGCAGTGGATGAAGCGGCTGGACCATTCGACGATCTTCTTGTTCATCGCCGGCAGCTACACTCCGTTCGCGCGCCTGGCCATGCCGCAGAGCACCGGGGTGACGGTGCTGTGGATCGTGTGGGGCGGCGCGGCGGCGGGGATCGTGCTGAAGGTGTTCTGGCCGACGGCGCCCCGCTGGGTGGGCGTGCCGCTGTATCTTCTGCTGGGCTGGGTGGCGGTGTGGTACGCCCCGACGATCATCCACACCGCCGGGGTGGCGGCGATGGTGCTGCTGGCCGTCGGCGGAGTGTTCTACAGCGTCGGCGGCGTGTTCTACGCACTGCGCTGGCCCGACCCGTGGCCGCGCACGTTCGGCTATCACGAGGTGTTCCACACGTTCACCGTGCTCGCGGCGGTACTGCACTACATCGCCATGTGGCTGGCGGTCTTCTACGTCGGCCACCCGGCCTGA
- a CDS encoding cystathionine gamma-synthase, with the protein MKGERSTPPRGTAGLATRAIHAGYPPDPATGAVNAPIYASSTFAQDGVGVLRGGFEYARTGNPTRAALEASLATVEEGAFARAFSSGMAAADCALRAMLRPGDHLIIPTDAYGGTFRLIDKVFTQWGVGYTPVALADLDAVRAAITPQTRLIWVETPTNPLLSIADIAAIAGLGADRGARVLVDNTFASPALQQPLTLGADVVLHSCTKYIGGHSDLVGGALVTDDEELDAAFGFLQNGAGAVPGPFDAYLAMRGLKTLVLRMQRHGENALAVAQFLAEHPAVTTVLYPGLAGHPGHEVASRQMRGFGGMVSVRMRGGRRAAQELCARTEVFILAESLGGVESLIEHPSAMTHASTTGSQLEVPDDLVRLSVGIEDVADLLADLDQALR; encoded by the coding sequence ATGAAAGGAGAGCGCAGCACACCTCCCCGCGGGACGGCCGGACTGGCCACCCGGGCCATCCACGCCGGCTACCCGCCGGATCCCGCGACCGGGGCTGTGAACGCCCCGATCTATGCCAGCAGCACGTTCGCGCAGGACGGTGTGGGCGTCCTGCGCGGTGGGTTCGAGTACGCGCGCACCGGCAACCCGACCAGGGCCGCGCTGGAAGCCTCGCTGGCGACCGTCGAGGAGGGCGCGTTCGCGCGGGCGTTCAGCTCCGGGATGGCCGCCGCCGACTGCGCCCTGCGGGCGATGCTGAGACCGGGCGACCACCTGATCATCCCCACCGACGCCTACGGCGGCACCTTCCGCCTCATCGACAAGGTGTTCACCCAATGGGGTGTCGGCTACACGCCGGTGGCGCTGGCGGACTTGGACGCCGTCCGCGCCGCGATCACCCCGCAGACGCGGCTGATCTGGGTCGAAACACCGACCAACCCGTTGCTGTCGATCGCCGACATCGCCGCCATCGCGGGTCTCGGGGCGGACCGCGGTGCGAGGGTGCTGGTCGACAACACGTTCGCCTCACCCGCGCTGCAGCAACCGCTGACGCTGGGCGCCGACGTCGTGCTGCACTCGTGCACCAAGTACATCGGCGGCCACTCCGACCTGGTGGGCGGCGCGCTGGTCACCGATGACGAGGAGTTGGACGCCGCCTTCGGTTTTCTGCAGAACGGGGCCGGCGCGGTACCGGGCCCGTTCGACGCCTACCTGGCGATGCGTGGCCTCAAGACGCTGGTGCTCAGGATGCAACGCCACGGCGAGAACGCCCTGGCCGTGGCGCAATTCCTCGCCGAGCACCCCGCGGTGACCACCGTGCTGTACCCGGGCCTGGCCGGCCATCCGGGGCACGAGGTCGCGTCGCGGCAGATGCGGGGCTTCGGCGGCATGGTCTCGGTGCGGATGCGGGGCGGGCGGCGCGCCGCCCAGGAACTGTGCGCCCGCACCGAGGTGTTCATCCTGGCCGAGTCCCTGGGTGGGGTGGAGTCGCTGATCGAGCATCCCAGCGCCATGACGCACGCGTCGACGACCGGGTCGCAGCTGGAGGTTCCCGACGACCTGGTGCGGCTCTCGGTCGGCATCGAGGACGTGGCGGATCTGCTGGCCGATCTCGACCAGGCCCTGCGCTAA
- the mca gene encoding mycothiol conjugate amidase Mca, giving the protein MSELRLMAVHAHPDDESSKGAATLAKYADKGHRVLVVTLTGGERGDILNPAMDLPDVRGRLPEVRRDEMAKAAEILGVEHAWLGFVDSGLPQGEPPPPLPEGCFALAPLEESVEALVRLVREFRPHVITTYDENGGYPHPDHIRCHQVSVGAFEAAGDYRRFPEAGDPWTVSKLYYIHGFLRARMQLLHDEALKHGRDAPFKKWLEHWDPEHDPFESRVTTRVECSAYFGRRDDALRAHATQIDPNHDFFAAPIAWQERLWPTEEFELARSRVPVRLPEDDLFAGIEVDG; this is encoded by the coding sequence GTGAGCGAACTGCGGTTGATGGCGGTGCATGCCCACCCCGACGACGAATCCAGCAAGGGTGCGGCCACACTGGCCAAGTATGCCGACAAGGGGCATCGCGTGCTGGTGGTGACGTTGACCGGCGGGGAACGCGGCGACATCCTCAACCCGGCGATGGACCTGCCCGACGTGCGCGGGCGATTGCCGGAGGTCCGCCGCGACGAGATGGCGAAGGCGGCCGAGATCCTGGGCGTGGAGCACGCCTGGCTGGGTTTCGTCGACTCCGGGTTGCCCCAGGGCGAACCGCCGCCGCCGCTGCCCGAGGGCTGCTTCGCGCTGGCGCCGCTGGAGGAGTCCGTCGAGGCGCTGGTGCGCCTGGTTCGCGAGTTCCGGCCGCACGTGATCACCACCTACGACGAGAACGGCGGCTACCCCCATCCCGACCACATCCGCTGCCACCAGGTCTCGGTCGGCGCCTTCGAGGCCGCGGGCGACTACCGGCGCTTCCCGGAGGCCGGCGACCCGTGGACGGTGTCCAAGCTCTACTACATCCACGGGTTCCTGCGGGCGCGCATGCAGTTGCTGCACGACGAGGCCCTCAAGCACGGCCGCGACGCCCCGTTCAAGAAGTGGCTCGAGCACTGGGATCCCGAGCATGACCCGTTCGAGTCGCGGGTGACGACGCGTGTGGAGTGCTCGGCTTATTTCGGCCGGCGCGACGACGCACTGCGGGCGCACGCCACGCAGATCGACCCCAACCACGACTTCTTCGCCGCTCCCATCGCATGGCAGGAGCGGCTGTGGCCGACCGAGGAGTTCGAGTTGGCCCGCTCCCGGGTGCCGGTCCGCCTGCCCGAGGACGACTTGTTCGCCGGAATCGAGGTCGACGGGTGA
- a CDS encoding (2Z,6E)-farnesyl diphosphate synthase codes for MEIIPPRLKEPLYKVYELRLRQGLAASKAGLPRHIAVLCDGNRRWARDAGYDDVSYGYRMGAAKIAEMLRWCQEAGIEMTTVYLLSTENLQRDPTELAGLIEIITDVVEEICAPANRWSVRTVGDLELLGEEPARRLRGAVKSTPAVASFHVNVAVGYGGRREIVDAVRALLGKELANGATAEELVEAVTVDAISENLYTSGQPDPDLVIRTSGEQRLSGFLLWQSAYSEMWFTEAHWPAFRRVDFLRALRAYSERHRRYGK; via the coding sequence GTGGAGATCATCCCGCCCCGGCTCAAGGAGCCGCTCTACAAGGTCTACGAGCTGCGGCTGCGGCAGGGCCTGGCCGCGTCCAAAGCCGGACTGCCGCGCCACATCGCGGTCCTGTGCGACGGCAACCGGCGTTGGGCGCGCGACGCGGGTTACGACGACGTCAGCTACGGCTACCGGATGGGCGCCGCCAAGATCGCCGAGATGCTGCGCTGGTGTCAGGAGGCCGGCATCGAGATGACCACCGTCTACCTGCTGTCCACCGAGAACCTGCAACGCGATCCCACCGAGCTGGCCGGGCTGATCGAGATCATCACCGATGTCGTCGAGGAGATCTGCGCCCCGGCCAACCGCTGGAGCGTGCGCACCGTCGGGGACCTCGAGCTGCTCGGCGAGGAACCGGCCCGGCGGCTGCGCGGCGCGGTGAAGTCGACACCGGCCGTGGCGTCCTTCCACGTCAACGTCGCGGTCGGCTACGGCGGCCGCCGCGAGATCGTCGACGCGGTGCGGGCGTTGCTGGGCAAGGAACTCGCCAACGGCGCGACGGCCGAGGAACTCGTCGAGGCGGTGACCGTGGACGCCATCTCCGAGAACCTCTACACCTCCGGGCAACCCGACCCCGACCTGGTGATCCGCACGTCCGGCGAACAACGCCTGTCCGGGTTCCTGCTGTGGCAGAGCGCGTACTCGGAGATGTGGTTCACCGAGGCGCACTGGCCCGCGTTCCGCCGGGTGGACTTCCTGCGCGCGTTGCGCGCCTACAGCGAGCGGCACCGCAGGTACGGCAAGTAG